The Pseudomonas cucumis sequence CTGCTGGTTCTTCACAAGCGCCACTGCGAGCTTGTTGATAATCAGCAGAAAGTTCGAGATCTTCGCCTCATCCTCGGTTTCCTCTGGCATCTGGTCATTGAAGGGAAGCCCCTGACTGAACCTGATAAAATTTTCCTGATCCCTCCGCTCATTCCACTCCCTTGTGATCTCCTGCTGGGCAAAGACCTGCGCTTGCTCAAGCGTGTTGGCGGCGACCAACTGCTTCAATATTCGAACACGGTAGACCGGAGGCAGAGTGCTGAACAACGTGGCCACCCAGGCCTTCGATCTGAGTCCGTGCTTTTTAAAGTACGTGAGGATTGTCCACTCACAGATCAGGCCTAGATCGCGCAGACCAGTTCGGATTCGCTCGTTTGATAGCTTCTTGTGATTTGCCTCATGGGCACCATCGTTGCCCAATTCCCGAATGCCGTGGAGGGAGTCAATGACATCCTGTGGAAAGAAGTTTTTGAGAAGGTCAATGCGCCTGTAGAGATTTGTGGGGAGCACGGCCCCACCATCCTCAGGATCCATCAGGTGAACGAGGACAGTTCTGAAAAGGTTTTCCAGGCAATTGCGGATGCTCACAGCCTTTTGGTAAAGGCGCGAGGCATCCCGTTCGTCTAGGTAATAGTCGAACGCCCTCTGAGGCATCAACGGTGGGTGATCAGCTTCCTGCATGGACAGCTCCTTAAGGTGGCTGCTCGTAAGTGAGTGCTTTGCGCGATGGCCGATAATACTAAAGTGAGATCATGTCGGGGAGTTGCCCTGAACCTATGAGATCAGCAAGAAGGTGCTGCCCGGCTCTGACTGTATGCAACCTCGCTGAAACCGATCGCAGCCTCAAGTGAACATCCATAAAAAAGCCCCGCCGGATGGCAAGGCTTCGCCAGGTTACGATAGACCGGCATCCATTTGCGGATGACATCGGCGCTGATGCCGTAACTGATGGCGACAACGGACACGGTTGCTCCAGGTTGCAGGCATTCCTGAACGACCTGGGCTTTGAACTGTTTCGGATAAGAGCTTCGTTGGCGCATGGAAATCCTGGCGATAAGGGTGATCGCGTCCGCTTAAAAATACGCGGACACATCACCCTTAATGCTGGAGTTCGGAAAGGTGGTTTTGCCGGACGCTTACGTTTCTCGACGAAAATCGGTGGTTGCCGAAAATCGCGGACGAACTTGGAAACCACTAGATGTCGGCTGTCTTGTGTAAGCCTAACAACTTCGAGCGCGACAACTTTCATTTTGAGCTTTGTCTATCGGCAGATCCTTACTCTCAAACGGTCGTGCTTAAGACGTCTGCAGCATCGCCAACTGCGGATGGTTCGAAAAGTCTTCCTTTGCTGCACTGAGTAAGCTGCCGAAGTTGATATTACTGCCACCGCCGCCCTGTTTCAGCGTGCGAAGCGCTGCATGCCAAGCAGCTTGACCGGTGGAATGAAACTGGAGACGGGACAGATCACCACCGGCGCGACTCCACACTTCTTGGTCCCGCGGTCCGAATGGGTAGAGCTCGACCAGGATCTTCTCTAGCACCGACCACGGGAGTTCCTCTTGCACCGTTAGCATGATCTCAGGACTGTACGGTGACTTCTTCCCTCCTTGGCTCAGCGCGACAGCGAAATTCACTTCAAGGTTGTCAGCCTTAAAGATTGGATGCTGGTCGTCTGGGATCAGTTTAGGCACCTCTTCGGAGACGTAGTTAAACAGGTCAAAGACCTTGATGAAGCCGCTGGCGCTTTTGTCGGCAGCTCCGCGCAAACCCGCCAGCAGTGCAGTCGTGAATACGCTGTTCCTTGCACCGTCAAATACGGACGACAATTCGTCAGCACGACACGATGCCATTAGTGCACGTCCGCTACCAACTGCCAGCTTTGCGAAGGTGTTTTGGCTATAGCCAGACTTGAGCTCGTGGCCTTTGTCATCAGTCAAGCTCTTCGAAATCGCAGCGCCACCAGCATGACAAGCGTCAATGAAGACCAGAAGTCGCTTCGCCTTGATCTGCGCAAGTGCAGCAGCTAGTTCATTCGAGTTAATGGATGTGTTTTCAATGTCAGCGAGATCGCTATCCACAGTGAGCAGCACGCTGTCTTCATTGCCTGGGCTACCCACGATGCCGCCGTGGCCGGAGAAGAACACGCAGGCTGTATCATCAGGCCCCGCCCGAGTAGCCAGTTCATCTAGCCGTTTCAAAACTGCTGTCCGAGTAGCGTTTGCGTCTAAGAGAGTGACGACGTTGGCGGGGGGATAGCCACAGTGATCCGGCGATGAGAGCGTTGCGGCGACGTCATTGACGTCGTTCAGAATCGCGGCAGGTAGTCTGGAGATTTGCTGATAGTTTGCCACGCCGATAAGAAGGGCGTGGCCTTGCGGGTAGCCAGTTGGGTTCATGTTTCAACCATGCGTATGTGGGAGTTTAACGCCAGCCAACAATGTCCGTGTCGCTGATATAGAGGCGTAGCTTCTCGTTCATTGGAAAGTCTTTGCACATCATTTTAAGCAGATCATGTGCTGTCGGACGGCCGCCGAAACGGATTGAAGTCAATGCAGTGTGCCAACGTGTTGACCCATTTTGAGACCGTCCTGGCAGGTCGGAATTCTTGCCGCCGGCGCGTGACCAGAGCTCGTCGCTATCCGGACCGCTTGGATATAGTTCACAGACCTCATCTTCGAAGGCTTTCCACTTCTCGGCAGCGCTTAGTTTTGAGATTCCAAGCATCCAACGCGTATAAAAGCTAAGCAAGTCTGCGCACAGCCTTAGCCCTGGCTTAATATCTGGACGGTTGGCAAGCCAGTCCGCAAGATGTTTAGCCGCGCGCTCCCAATGTCGGGATGCCACAAGCGTTCCCAACTGCTCAGAAGCCGCATGGGAAAGCATGCGAGCGCCCTTCAAGAGGTTGTTCAGCCATTCGATAAACAACTCTTCGGGAAAAGACGGGAGGCCACTGACGATCGCTAGATGCGTATCAACCGGCACTGATGACCTTTCAAGTACTGACCGCAGGCTCAAGCTCGCCATGATTGCGCGTTCAAGTGGGGCTTCAGGGGTAGTCATCACCGCGCCTTTCGCCGCGCCTTCCAGCCAGCCTGTTGCGGTCGCCTGCAGGTAGTGGTCACGCTGTGAAGCGGGCAGAAGCGACCACAGTCGCGCCCGCTCCGAAGTGGCGCAGAGGTCAGCCAATGGGGTCTTTGCCATCGCCTCGAGTAAGCCGGTGTCGACGATTCGTCCTTGGACGAGTTGAGCTAAAACAGTGTCACGCGCGCCGATGGCATTGCTAGGTGCGTTCCACAGGGAAGAGTTCTTGCTAATCACAGCGCCCCACACCTGTTGCTCAGTAATGTCATCGCAGCGGATGTTAGACAGGATCTGAGGATGGTTAGCGGCCTGCTCTGCGCACAATTCGACCAAGCGTAAATCCTTATGCGCGAGCGTACACTCCAACGTCTGTGAAGGGCTCGCGAACCGAAGGGCTGACCTCAAACCGGCGCTGTGATCTAGATCTTTATCCTCCTTGAGCTGCTGGCCTGTTGCATCGATAGGGGACAGTGTTGCCGCTAGCGCGGCGCCGTACGCAGTCAGCCAGCGCTTCTTCAGTAGCGGCGAAAGTAGAGCGGCCGATGAGGTAACGTGGAGCTTTCTGGGCACTTCCTCCGCCAGCCGCTGCTCAACTGCCGCGTCAGCTGGTAGTGCGCCTACAGCCGCGGCGAACGCGACGTGGCTATGCTCGGCCCATCTCCAAGCTGCTTGGTAAATGGCGGGCTTGTCTCTACGAGCAACTGTCGATAAGCCGGTTATCACTGCAGCGCACCATGGCGGCAATGCGAGCGCCTCATCAACCGAGGCCGCGACCATCTCCATCAAATCGCTGTCGTCCACTGGCGCAAATCCGAGGTTACTAACGAGGAGCTCAACGGCTGACCACAACGGTCGCGTGTTGGCAAAGCCAGAGAGCACCAAATTCCTCATTAACAGCAACTGCTTGCAGCCTGTGCTTGGAATCAAGGCCGTGAACCGACCGATGAGCTTGTCCTTGATGCTTGCGCCGAATGCCGGCTGATTTGAGAGGCCGTCTGCCAAGCGTATGGCAGCCAGCAAATCATCAAAGCTTTCGCCGGTAGAGAGGAGGGTTTGCAGCCGTTCAAGCCGGCTCAAGTCCCTGAGCGTATGAACTCCAAGGCCCAGGTCATCGGCGAGAGCTAGGATTGGCTGCACGTCGCGCTGGCCACAGAGAATCCCGGCAGTTTCAGAATTCGAAGTTTGATCGTCTGGCTTGACTATACGATGCTTTGTCCAGCGAGCTTGGAGCTGCTCAGGCGTGCATACAAGCGTCGGCGTGGGTTGCTCTACCACATCGTTCGGACCGAAGCTCAGCCGGAACGCAAAAGTTCGTCTTAAGGCCGGCCAGAGGTTATTCCACAGTGAATCAACGAGGTGCTCGAATCCCTCAACGCTCAGTCGTACAACTGGAGCGAGTCCTTGGTCTGCCAACGCGTTCGCCGTACCGATCAAGTCAGCAGCCGGCAGGTTGCTACTGCCTGCAATGTCAAGCTCAAGCGTTTCCACCGAATCGGGGCATTCTGTGACCGAGGCTGCCAGTCGCCCAAATAGCGCGGCCAGGCTTCCCACCTCGCACATATCGTCCAATCTGACGATTAGCGCATGAGTCAGCACCATGCCGCCGCGCGACGCGCTCGAATCCAGAAACGTGCGGGCGAGAAGGTAGTGGTCGTCGATAGGAAAGCCGCGAACAAACGGCGACCAAGCTTGGACACCTGGGGGCACTACATCTGGCAAGTCGAGCTTTGATGCAATGGCAGCGGCTATAGGCGCATTCGTACTCGATGTTCTCAGTCCGTGACCACGGCCTGGGATCTCGCCATAAACGGCCTGCTCGACTCGCATTCGCTTAGTTCCCGTCTGCCATCAAATATTGGATCGGCAGGGTAATGTCGGTGCTCTTCTCACCGTTGGGTAGCACCACGTAACCGAACTCTTCCGGGCCGCGGATTGCGTAGTCCTGGTCCGCATCCGTCTTGTCGAGCGCCCGTTCGAGGGCCGATAGGCCAATTACAGTAGGCGAAGCCCAATTGCTGCGCACGAACGACCACAGCATCGGCAGTCGAGATGCCAAGAGGTCAGCCGGCAGATCCGTCGTTTCAAGCTCATCCCAGCAGCTCAACAAGATGGTTAAGCGAGGTTTGCGAAGCGGCCGGTCCAAATGGAACTGCGCCAGGTAGAGCAGCATTTGAAGGAGCTCCACTGTCCTTGCTTGATCTGAGAGCTCGTATTCCGCCGCCTCGCCCTGTGGTTCAACTGGAGCGAATGACTGCAGCGGGCGCGAGAACAAGTCGTCTTCGGACCGAAGCGAATGCAGTCTGATGAGCAGGACCCAGTCCGTGGCTTCGACCACGCGATCTCGCCAGGCGGCCGGGATCCGCCGCTGCGCGACAAGGTTACGAACCTGTTCGCCGCCATAGTCCGGCCAAACCAGTTCGGCGTAACGGCCGGCCTCGTCCGTAATGGGCCAGACGCTCTCGACATAGATGTCAGCCGGTGTGTGGTCGGTCGACTTTCCCTCAGTCAGGCAACTGAGAGCTGTAGTGAACGCCTCCAGGTTCGTTGGAGCGCCGGTCATCTTGAGCGCGCATGCCTTGACCATTAGGCGCTTCAAAAACTGGGCACCGTAGTGAGTCTTACCGACATTTGACTCGCCGACCAACAAGATGGTGTGTTGAGCCGCCACCAATTATCTCCTACCAAATCGAAAAAGCGGATCGTGACCACAGACTTCTGTCGTGGGTAAATCAACCCCCGCACGCTTGGTGCAAAGTACCCAGTCAAATAGCTTACGGAAGCCTTCTGCAGCGTCGACCTCGCCGCAAGGCGATACGCTGACTATGAACTCCGGGACGCTAGATGAGTGCGAGGCGACCGCTTTTCTGATCTGCGCCTCCATGGCTGCAGCCACATCTACGTCCCCCTTCGTCCAGACGAGTGCCAAGCGCCGTCCGCGGGCCTTGGCTACTGCACGTTGAGCAAGTAGCTGAAAGTCGTTCCGAGCGGTTCCCATTTTGGGCCCAGCAAGAGCTTGACGGTCAGCAATCAGGAGTGTGACGTCTGCGTGCCGTGCAATCCAGCGGGCTCCTTCCGCGTCGGCTGCCTGCTCGTTGATCGCCCATTTCTGAAACCACTCTCCAGGTGCATCGGCAAAAAGAAAGTCGCGTAGCGACCCGTCTTCACGGCGAAAGCCAAGGTGAAGCATTCCGGGTGCTCGAGCCGCTCCGCTGGGGGTGTGGGGCGGAAAGCTTGGGGGCTGCCCCGGCTTCCAGCGCAGATACGTCGCCACCGCTTCCCAACCTGCCAGCGTGTAAGAGTTGCTGAATAAATTGGCATCAGTAGTCAGTGCACCTTGACCCAGCAGCAGATAGAACGCACCGAGAAGTGTCGTCTTACCTGCGCTTTCTGGGCCGACGATACCGACAGTGATGGGCTTGACCTTACCGCTGACGAAGTTGAGGTCAGACTCTCCCATCGCCAAGCCGCTCCATGGGAGTAGCAACTGGTCACAGTCAGCCGAAGCGGCTACTTCGCCTTTGCTAACACGCTTCCACTCGGGGCACACATCGAGCCGGATGTGACCCAGCGTGCAGGTGGTGTTGTCGTCAGCGAAACAGTTGGGATGGGGGCATCTGTCCATGGGCGCCTTAATTCTTCTTGACCCGCTTGGTTGGGCTTCCGCTTATGGCGCGTGCGCTCTGAAGCTCACGGAATAGGTATGTTCCCCATTCGGACGGGGTCATCTTGCTAGAAGCATCCACACCACAGAGATCACGCAGAGTTGTCGCTTCGATTGCACCTGAATCCCTTGGATGCCCAATCAACGACAGCAGCGTACCTCGGCCAGTTGGTTCAGGTGCATATTGAGCGGCCAGCGTGCGGAAAGGCTGCATGAATGCGGTTGTCCTAGCGTCGTACACTAGGCTAGCGACGTCACGCTCGCCGTTGTACTGGCCCTCTTCTTTTTCAATCGGAAGACAGCGAATTGCCTCCCGCAGAAAAGCCGACACGCTCGCCGGTGAATAGGTTGGTACTTGTTGGTGTAAGTCGAGCGCCATCAAAGCAGAGGCCTCGAAAGGCGGCAGGTCAAGGTAGCTAGCGTGAGCGCTAGGGGAATACAGCGCTTCCTTCCACCAAAGCAGGTTGGTACGGCGCTGCAGACCTGCCGTCGCGCCGCTGAAGCTGGATAACGCCTTGTCAACGTGAGCGGTGACCGCCTTCGCCAGCGTAGATAGCGGGCCCGATAGGTCGACGGGGGCGGGCGCAAGCCCCTCGGCCATTTCATTCAACACTTCTGCGATGGCGACGCTCATCTTGTTTGCAAATTCTGGCGCCCAGTGCTGAGACTGGCTCGACTGATACGGATTTGGGTTGTTAGTCCCCCAAGGTCCTGCGGCCGAAAAGATGTTCTCTCGGAGTGCGCTCTGATCGACAGTGGGTGCCTCATAGTCCGTAGACACTGGGGCTGGTGGCGTGTACTGCAAGGGATCGACCGTAATCATCTCCGGCGTTGCCCACTCAATCTCGGCGCGCGCATCGACCTTCGTCTCAATTTCGCCAATAGCATCGCGCCAAATCTCAGCTTCGTCGGACGTTTCGGCGTGGGACAGTGCATTGCGCGCCGTATTGACGAAGGCAACGGCAATCGCATCATCCGATCGAGCCGCCTGCACAATCGCGTCCAGAAGGATGGCACGCAAGATGCCAACGGGGCGCGCGGAAAAGGCGTAAGCAACAGTCTCCCATTGCTTACGGAGGAAGGCCATTGCCTCCTCTATGGTTGGATCCGTAGCTGCAACGTTGGGGTCGGTCGCCACCATCGTGAAGCTGGTTGTCTTTGAGGGCGACTTTCGAAGAGTGGCTGACAGGTCTTTGGCCGTAGATCGAAGCTTCTCGAGTTTGGTGTCATCGCCTTTGAGGTCGATAGCTCCAATCTCAAGAAACCTCAACAAAAATTCTTGTTCCATTCCCTGGTCTCCGGACCTTATTGTGATGTCGCAAAATGATACTTGAACCCCCGGTTAAATACGGGGGACTGCGCAACTCCCTGAATTTCGTCCTCTCTATACTTTTGGTCCCATCTCCGTTAGGCGTCTGTAATCAGATCAGGCCTGCACCAATTCCCAGCTTGCACCTACTGTCGCGGAGAGGAAGGGAAGCGGCGTCGAGCCACCCGCAAAATACAAGGCACACTGGGCCTTTGCCAAGCATCTAACCTATATCCTATATGGTGGAACTAATCGATTCTGAGATCGCATCCCTTTGACCGCCAATGATAGCACTCCAATGATGGCGATGTGACCCCAACGGTGCACCCAATGCACAGCGACCAGCCCATAGTCGTCACCCAAGTTCGACCATTTGTTGGTGATTCTTGGCCGGTAGCTGCCATCGTCGAACGTCCTCTTTGGGTTGTGGATTCAACCGGTCGATGCAACAGACTGGCTAAATCTTTCAGCGGGCGGTTCGTAGTTTAATGTTTTCCGAGGGAGGCTATTCAGCTGCCTTAGCACTTCATTGAGCGTGGCTTGTGAGCGCTCTGTAGTGGTCTAATAAAACCGGACACACATTCAGGTGAGAATGTTCACCAACCCGAGCTATCAGATGATGAAACAACGTCGTTCCTTTTTCTGCTGAATTCAAACGCGAGGCAACCGCCCTCGTGCTTAAGCAAAACTACAGCTTCATCGAAGCCGGCCGTTCACTCGGCGTCGGTGGGCCGGCACTACCTCACTGGGGCGACCAAGCTCAGCGGGAGTGCAAAGGCGTTACCCCACAGAACAATGCGCTGACGTCGAAACAGCAGAAAATTCAGGAACTGGAAGCCAGAATCGCTCGCCATGTGTAAGAGAAATCCATGCTAAAAAGGCTTGGCGGGCAACTTCACGCATTGACTGGGCATAGACCATCCCTGACGCGAACCGTGTGGCGACTATTATGGCTATCTGCTATGCCTTTTGATGTCCATAACAAAAGGAATGCGCCCCATGCAGATACGGACCTTCACACCTCGCCCCCTTCTTTCAGCTTTGACCTGTGCTCTCGCCATCGGCGTGCTCCCCGACACCAGTCATGCCGGTTTACTAGGCTTTGATGTAACTGCCGGTATCGACAAAGGTACATTGGAGTTTTTGAGACAGTTCCCCACCGATGTGCGTGCGAATTTCGTCTTGGCAGTAAGACAAAGTCTTGATCGGACTGATCTCAGTGTGAACAACTTTTTCGACCATACCGACAAGCTTCTGATCAATGCACAGGATGCGCTGAATTGCGCAAGCATCGATCTCTCTTCAATTCCAAAAGATGCACTCGACCGTCTGATCGGCAAAGACGGCAATCCCGCAGAAACCCTGAACGATGAACTAGAGTCTACCCGTGAGGGTGCCAAGTGGGACACCACGCCAAGCCATTTTCGGATCAGGTACGCCGATTTGGACTTCAAAGCCAGCGTGGCGCGATGCAAGTCAAGCAGTGGTGATTTGGTTCGTTCGGAAATCGTCAAAGTCAGGGGCCAGGCTACGGCTGCCTACATATTGTGGGCGCGTCTCGACGGGCAATGCACTAGTTCTGGCAACTGTTACGAGTTAGTTTCCAATAGCCTAAAAGAAACCTTGGCCTCCTCGCTCAAGCAGGACAAGGACAAAATTGCCGCTGACCAGCGGTTTGCGCGTGTCACTTCTCCGCCAAAGCCGGGCGGGTGGTTCAACAAGTACAAGTGGGAACCATACCAAACCACGCTGGTTGACTTGTTGCGTATTAACGACGAGCTGGCGCTAGTGACGAACGACCGTGTAACCAAGGGCAAGGCCGCATTCGACACCTTCACAGCGTCAATGAATGATATCAATGCGAAGCTGGCCGATGCCGGTCGGAAAGTCCGCTCGAACAGACCCATCGATAAAGTCAGAGGCTGCAATATTGGTTACAACCTCGTAACTCAGATCAATGGTGTGGAATCTCAATTAGCTAAGGTCAAGGGCTATGAAGTGCTGACAACTGAGCAGATGGTTCAGCAGAAGAAAGGTCTCGCTGACGCGAAAACGACGGCGCAGGGGTACGCAAAAACCAAAGGTGGCTTCATCAGGAACAATAATTCAACTTGCGAATTTTTTTATCCCCCAAGACCCTTCCCAGGTGGTCGAATAGGAGTGTTCTAACCGATTCGAGCATCATGCCTCGATGCCAAGTGAGGAATGCGAAAGAAAAAATCAGCAACCATCATCTACGCACTGCAACTTGGATGGTCGCTCAGAGGCTGAAACGACAAGCCCGCATAGGATGCGGGTAGAGAGCAGAGGACGCGGCGCTGCATTGCCCTTTCTCTTGCTCCCTGAAGATCATGTGTATCGGTATCCTCCGAGGCCCGCTCCCAGGTTCGCGATATCGAGCACATCACGAATCCGCCTCCCCGGGACAGTGGAAAAGTTCGGCAGCATGACCTGAACTTTGTCGGGCGCGTTGACCGAGTACCCAGGCGTCGTCCCGACCCACGGCCACAAAAGATCGTCACGACGGTGCCCGACAGGGGGTAGTTGCCCGTTGAATGGGGAAACCTCCGTCGGTGGCGGATAGTGCGAGGTCAACTTGCTGCCTGGTTGCCCCGCGAGCCGATTGGCCTGCCAGCGCGACCAGACCCGATCGATAAACGAATGGTGGAGCCAGAAGAGCGGATCGTTCGGCGAAAGGACCGGATTGGCCATGTATCCGCCGACAATGTTGTGGCCGGCATTGTGCGTGCGCACTCCCGCCTCGAGCCGATTCCAGAAGGCCCAGTAGGTGTTTACGCCCGGCAAGGGGCTGTTCAAGTTTTCAACGGAAGTGATGGCTGCAGGCGTCGGTGGCCAGGTGTCTACTGAGCTTCCGCGTCGTAGAATCGGAGCCCCGCCGACCTGAAGCTCGGGCCTAATTCGCCATTGGAATCCGGCGGGCCACCACGCAGGTGGGACCTCGGGGCCAGCCGATGCAAAAAGGCCGCCGACATCCTGTAGCGTCATACTCGAAAAGAAGATGGGGTGAATACGGTCGCTGGAAAACAAAACTGATGGCTCCGGCGTCATCGGCCAGGGCCAGTACGGAATCGTCACGCCGGGAACGACCGATTGAAGGGCCAACTCAAAGCGTCGAACGTACTCACGGTGCCACGGCAGGAACCCGATATTCTGATGCCCCATGTTCATGAAGGACGGTGAGCCAGGCGACTTCACCCCCATGATGCATCCGTGGACGGCGACCCACTGGTCATATAGGCTAAAGGTCTGACCGGGAACGAGTTGGCTTTTCAGGAGTACGCACGCCTTCAAGAAGCTCTCAAACTCGCCGGCGGGCATCGTGGCGGCATTCTTTCGCACGTCTAGGGCCATCGCCAAATCCTCCTAGTGATGGTTGTGAGGGGGAGCGTGGTCGTGCTCCCCGGAGTTTGGAACGGGCTCGAAAATGGACGCATCATGTTCGGCGTGCCCAGTTGCAGCTTCCGGCACGATGACCGCCCAGTAAGATTTCTTCAGGCATCCGAACGCTTCGTCGATTACGTCCCGCATCGTCTTGCCCTTCTTTTTGGGGCGAATCACGACCAGGGATTGGTACATCGACATCGGCCCAGTGGAAAACGTCAGACACGTGCCGATCCGGCTAGCCTCTACTTCGATGGGAATGACTGTCGTCCCGTTGTGCCCGCAGTACGATGTACATGTCAATGCTGCGGCCAAACGGGTCCAGGCGTGAAAGGTCGCACCATCAGTCATGTCGAGTGAGGTCAACAGGCGGCCCGAGCCGTAAAGCATTGTCGGGCCGTTCACGAGGAGATGAATCTCTTCCCGGTTGACTCGCGCGTCCAGTAGTCGAGAGGTTCCCTTGCCGAGAAGGTACACGACCCGGCTCAATGGCGATTTGGCGGCCCGAGCCACTTTGGTAGACTTGGTGGATGCCGCCTGATTGGTATTGTTTTGTTCTGTCATATGGCCTCCTTACAGTTTTTAAGCCAAACGTTCAGGTTAAGGGATCCTGGAACTCGGTACCTGTGAGCGAAGCAAGCGGCTTGAACCGTTTGATAGGCGGCACTACGGCAACTTATAATTATGAGAAATTCTTGTCGTATGTATGGCTCCGTAAGTTATTGCACCTCTGCAATGACCTCTGTAATGGTAGCCAAGAAATCCTTTGCGCCCCATTTATTAAGCAGCTCATATTCAAGCGGCAACTATTCGGCTATTTTAGCTGCATAAAACTCTCCGGATTTTTTACGCCAGCGATACGAGTTGAACCTTGGGGCATAGGCATGAAAGAGAATAATTTCTGTATATTTTGTATATTTTTCGCGCCCTGACAACCAATACGTTTACAACGTTAGTATCGGCATGCGCCTGGCTGACCTCGACGTCAAGAGCGACCAGTAAGTGCCCGTTTGCACGCGCACCGTTCGTGTGAAAACCGTCGGAGGTGAAGCCCAGAATACTCTGGCTCCTGCCAGAGCACGTAAGTCCTGATTTTGTGAATACTTTCATCCACTTTAAAAGTTCAAACTCTAGACCTTTCCGGATCATATCGGACTTCCCGCCACCAACTGATTATTAGGCGACACCCCTACAGCACAACATTCCTTTGATTTTTTCAACACTCTGACTTCCATGATGTCCGCCGAAGAAAACGAGAAGTTATCCGGATAAAATGCGACATCAGGCCTCCGTCCCAGCAGAGTGAACCTTTTGCGCGTTCTAATGAACTTAGTAGCGATACCGGCTTCCTGCTTGCCCTTATAGAAACGATTTCGCGATATTGATCTGTATGTGTAATTTCCAATGGATCTTTTGCTCTTGCCGTCTATAGCTCCGAGGACAAGCGCAGCGCCACTTTGGCACTCTGGGCTGGCCATCCTGCATGTACCATCTCCAACTCAAAAGAGAGTGCCGCCTAACGACAATACGGTGAAGTATGACCCCGAAAAA is a genomic window containing:
- a CDS encoding caspase family protein, translated to MNPTGYPQGHALLIGVANYQQISRLPAAILNDVNDVAATLSSPDHCGYPPANVVTLLDANATRTAVLKRLDELATRAGPDDTACVFFSGHGGIVGSPGNEDSVLLTVDSDLADIENTSINSNELAAALAQIKAKRLLVFIDACHAGGAAISKSLTDDKGHELKSGYSQNTFAKLAVGSGRALMASCRADELSSVFDGARNSVFTTALLAGLRGAADKSASGFIKVFDLFNYVSEEVPKLIPDDQHPIFKADNLEVNFAVALSQGGKKSPYSPEIMLTVQEELPWSVLEKILVELYPFGPRDQEVWSRAGGDLSRLQFHSTGQAAWHAALRTLKQGGGGSNINFGSLLSAAKEDFSNHPQLAMLQTS
- a CDS encoding TRAFAC clade GTPase domain-containing protein — its product is MAAQHTILLVGESNVGKTHYGAQFLKRLMVKACALKMTGAPTNLEAFTTALSCLTEGKSTDHTPADIYVESVWPITDEAGRYAELVWPDYGGEQVRNLVAQRRIPAAWRDRVVEATDWVLLIRLHSLRSEDDLFSRPLQSFAPVEPQGEAAEYELSDQARTVELLQMLLYLAQFHLDRPLRKPRLTILLSCWDELETTDLPADLLASRLPMLWSFVRSNWASPTVIGLSALERALDKTDADQDYAIRGPEEFGYVVLPNGEKSTDITLPIQYLMADGN
- a CDS encoding GTPase-associated system all-helical protein GASH — encoded protein: MEQEFLLRFLEIGAIDLKGDDTKLEKLRSTAKDLSATLRKSPSKTTSFTMVATDPNVAATDPTIEEAMAFLRKQWETVAYAFSARPVGILRAILLDAIVQAARSDDAIAVAFVNTARNALSHAETSDEAEIWRDAIGEIETKVDARAEIEWATPEMITVDPLQYTPPAPVSTDYEAPTVDQSALRENIFSAAGPWGTNNPNPYQSSQSQHWAPEFANKMSVAIAEVLNEMAEGLAPAPVDLSGPLSTLAKAVTAHVDKALSSFSGATAGLQRRTNLLWWKEALYSPSAHASYLDLPPFEASALMALDLHQQVPTYSPASVSAFLREAIRCLPIEKEEGQYNGERDVASLVYDARTTAFMQPFRTLAAQYAPEPTGRGTLLSLIGHPRDSGAIEATTLRDLCGVDASSKMTPSEWGTYLFRELQSARAISGSPTKRVKKN
- a CDS encoding transposase, with the translated sequence MRQRSSYPKQFKAQVVQECLQPGATVSVVAISYGISADVIRKWMPVYRNLAKPCHPAGLFYGCSLEAAIGFSEVAYSQSRAAPSC
- a CDS encoding DUF4145 domain-containing protein, with the protein product MQEADHPPLMPQRAFDYYLDERDASRLYQKAVSIRNCLENLFRTVLVHLMDPEDGGAVLPTNLYRRIDLLKNFFPQDVIDSLHGIRELGNDGAHEANHKKLSNERIRTGLRDLGLICEWTILTYFKKHGLRSKAWVATLFSTLPPVYRVRILKQLVAANTLEQAQVFAQQEITREWNERRDQENFIRFSQGLPFNDQMPEETEDEAKISNFLLIINKLAVALVKNQQFDEGFQFIHDMHEQGWMTDANAAYTFSDLQRLQANLHRFPIATTLEEARRNLQEVLPLIAEEESALFTTLFSAIVLGRPEDLEAREVDGESG
- a CDS encoding TRAFAC clade GTPase domain-containing protein — its product is MGESDLNFVSGKVKPITVGIVGPESAGKTTLLGAFYLLLGQGALTTDANLFSNSYTLAGWEAVATYLRWKPGQPPSFPPHTPSGAARAPGMLHLGFRREDGSLRDFLFADAPGEWFQKWAINEQAADAEGARWIARHADVTLLIADRQALAGPKMGTARNDFQLLAQRAVAKARGRRLALVWTKGDVDVAAAMEAQIRKAVASHSSSVPEFIVSVSPCGEVDAAEGFRKLFDWVLCTKRAGVDLPTTEVCGHDPLFRFGRR
- a CDS encoding GAP1-N1 domain-containing protein, with protein sequence MRVEQAVYGEIPGRGHGLRTSSTNAPIAAAIASKLDLPDVVPPGVQAWSPFVRGFPIDDHYLLARTFLDSSASRGGMVLTHALIVRLDDMCEVGSLAALFGRLAASVTECPDSVETLELDIAGSSNLPAADLIGTANALADQGLAPVVRLSVEGFEHLVDSLWNNLWPALRRTFAFRLSFGPNDVVEQPTPTLVCTPEQLQARWTKHRIVKPDDQTSNSETAGILCGQRDVQPILALADDLGLGVHTLRDLSRLERLQTLLSTGESFDDLLAAIRLADGLSNQPAFGASIKDKLIGRFTALIPSTGCKQLLLMRNLVLSGFANTRPLWSAVELLVSNLGFAPVDDSDLMEMVAASVDEALALPPWCAAVITGLSTVARRDKPAIYQAAWRWAEHSHVAFAAAVGALPADAAVEQRLAEEVPRKLHVTSSAALLSPLLKKRWLTAYGAALAATLSPIDATGQQLKEDKDLDHSAGLRSALRFASPSQTLECTLAHKDLRLVELCAEQAANHPQILSNIRCDDITEQQVWGAVISKNSSLWNAPSNAIGARDTVLAQLVQGRIVDTGLLEAMAKTPLADLCATSERARLWSLLPASQRDHYLQATATGWLEGAAKGAVMTTPEAPLERAIMASLSLRSVLERSSVPVDTHLAIVSGLPSFPEELFIEWLNNLLKGARMLSHAASEQLGTLVASRHWERAAKHLADWLANRPDIKPGLRLCADLLSFYTRWMLGISKLSAAEKWKAFEDEVCELYPSGPDSDELWSRAGGKNSDLPGRSQNGSTRWHTALTSIRFGGRPTAHDLLKMMCKDFPMNEKLRLYISDTDIVGWR